A segment of the Panacibacter ginsenosidivorans genome:
TTCACAGCGGCGAGTTAAAGAAAGGAAATAAAATCTTATTGCTTGTTCCGGAAAGTTCGCGGTTCTCCTATATGTACAGTTGCCTTACAGTTGTATAAGAAAATTATTTTGAACCCGGCTGTTGTTCTTTGGTCATCGTCTGTTGCGTCGCACACTTATACGTTCAGTTCAGTAATGAGCAAGGCGTTGAAGTGAGTGACACAACGAAAGCTTAATAGCAGCACTTCAGTTTAGTAAAAAAAATCTTCACTTAAAAACTTTGTAACATGAATAAAGAAAATGTTCCCCAGGATTTAGGTGCACTTGGAAAACTTACAACAGAAGTTTGTTATGTAACCGATGAGAATGGAAAATATGTTACAGAACTAAGTAACGGCTGGCAAATAAAATCTGAAGCGCTTGATGTGGCGTGGCACGATATTGAAGAAAAAGTAAACGCTGCAAAAAGAAAAGTAGAGAACAATGAAGCCAGCCCCATTTTATTTTTTATGGAGTTGCGTGTAATGGATCCTGCAATTTTATCTGCATATACCGGCTTCTGGAAATGGACAATCAAAAGACACATGAAGCCATCTGTTTTCAAAAAATTATCAGGCGATAAACTAAAGCGCTACGCAGAAGTTTTTGATATAAGCGTAGAGCAACTTAAAACCATGAATGCGCATGAAGCTTAATTTTGAGCATGTACAGGCAGCGCATTGTGAGAATGGCGTTACCCGCAATTTATTAAAACATGCAGGTGTAAATTTTATTACAGAACCACTTGCATTTGGTATAGGATCAGGATTGTTTTATATACACCTTCCTTTTATGAAGGTGAATGGTGGTCCGGCAATTTCATTTCGCACACAACCTGGTTTAATTTTTAAAAGGACTGCGAAATCTCTCGACATAAAAATTATTCGAAAAAAGTTTTCATCAGAAGAAGAAGCACAAAAAGCGCTGGATGAATGTTTGCAGCAAGGTCAGCCTGCCGGCTGCCAGGTTGGGGTTTATTATCTTACTTATTTTCCAAAAGAATATCGCTTTCATTTTAATGCGCACAATCTTGTGGTGTTTGGTAAGGAAGATGATAATTACATCATCAGTGATCCTATTATGGAATATACTACAACGCTTAACAGTTACGAGTTAAACCGTGTACGCTTTGCAAAAGGGTTTCTTGCGCCTAAGGGACAATTGTATTATCCGGAGAAAGCAAAAGAAATTACTGTTGAGCAAATTCAACGAGCAATTAAAAAAGGTATTAAACTTAATCTTCGTGATATGCTGCATATACCCGGAAGCTTTGCCGGTGTAAGTGGCATTGCATATACAGGAAGAAAAATAAAGAAGTGGAGAGATAAACTCGGCATACAAAAAGCAGGCAGCTATCTTGCGCAGATTGTTCGTATGCAGGAAGAGATAGGAACGGGCGGCGGTGGTTTCCGTTTTTTATATGGTGCATTTCTGCAAGAGGCAAATCAATACTTTCATAAAGATGAATTGCTTGATATATCAAAGCAATTTACACAAGCTGGCGATCAATGGCGCAATGCAGCCGTGCAGGCTTCTGGTATTTATAAAGGTCGCATTACAAGCCAGGCAGACTTTGATGTAATGGGCGATTACCTTATAAAGATTTCCGAAATGGAAAAAAAAGCTTTCCAGGAATTATCCAAAGTAAAACTGGATGCATGAGTGCCGCAATAGAGATCAACGATATAAGTTTTGCCTACCCTGGTTATCCGTCTTGCATCAATAATCTTAATCTTACTATTAACCAGGGAGAGCGTTTTGGATTGTTCGGTCCAAACGGTGCAGGCAAAACTACGCTTATGCAATTGATGACGGGCTTGCTCACTTATCAAAAAGGTTCCTTACAATTATTAGGCAACGAAATAAAAAAGCACAACAAAAAAGTAAATTACCTGTTTGGTTTTGTGCCGCAGGATTTTTCTTTTTATCACGAATTAAGCCCCAAAGAAAATCTTGCATTCTTTGGTGCATGGGCAGGATTAACAAAAGAACAAATAAAAGAGAGAACGCTGCAACTATTGCAGGTATTGGGTTTGGAAGATGTTGCAGATAAACCTGTGCATGAATTTTCCGGTGGTATGAAGCGTCGTGTAAACCTTGCTATCGGTGTTATACATCAGCCGCAGGTTTTGTTTTTGGATGAACCCACTGTTGGTGTTGATGTACAAAGCCGTCATGCGATCATCAATTATTTAAAAGAATTGAATGCAGCAGGAAGTACATTAATTTATACATCGCATCAACTGAATGAAGCAGAAGATCTGTGTACAAAAATTGCTTTGATAGATGAAGGAAATATCATTGCTCATGATACATTGCAAAACTTAATGACAGAACATAAGCAGGATGGTTTGGAAGGTTTGTTTTTGAATTTAACAGGCCGAGCATACAGGGATTAATTTTTTTGCTATAGCTGTAGTTCTTTGTGGCGTCGCCTGTTGTGTCACTCACTTTTACGTTCGGAACAATGATTGAGCAAAGTAAAAAGTCAAAAGTAAAATTCAAAATGCCTGAATAATCTTTTGAATTATTTGTTGCTGTACAAGAGTGCGACGCAAGGAACGATGAGTAAAGAGATAAAGTTTGGCTCATAAAAATTATTCATCCTGTAAATCATATTAATCATTTAAAATCCTGGTTCAGACATTGTTCAAACTCATAGCAACCATAAAAAAAGACTTACTCATTCTTACACGGGACAAGATCGGTTTACTCGTGATGTTTGCTATGCCCATACTGCTTGCCATTGTTATTACGAGTGTGCAGAACAGTACGTTTGAACTGGTAAACGATAACAAACTTGCCATGGTGTTGTGTAATAAAGACAGCGGAGAATCAGGCAGGCAGCTGGTTGCAGCTATCAGGAAGATCGGTATGTTTGATATTGATAGCGTTGGAAGTAACCAAACAGATGATGCAATAAAAAATAGCATGCATGAAAAAGATGCGATGGTTGCGATAATTATTCCGGAGGATTTTTCTGCAAAGCTATCTGCAAAGGCGGAAAACATTACCGCAAAAGCATTGAATGATCTTGGTGTTAATGATGATAGCTCTGCTAAAGCCGCGGAGAATGTTACGCCCATTACTTTTTATTATCATCCTGTAATGCAGCAGTCGTTTCGTCAATCAATACAAGGCGCATTGCGCAGTGCATTACAGATTGTAGAGAATAAAAAAATATTACAAACAGTTTATCTTTCATTGAATGATAAAGCAATGCCCGACTCACTTGAAAATGAAATGATCAACAACCAGGTGCAGGTAAATGAAATTCCTGTTTCAAGAGATGGCAGCAGAAATATTCCAAATGCATCGCAGCACAATATTCCTGCATGGACAATCTTTGCCATGTTCTTCATTGTTATTTCGCTTGGCAGCAGTGTTGTAAGAGAAAAGCAGAATGGAAGTTTTGTAAGATTGAAAACCCTGCCAACGAATTATATTTTGTCTTTGTTTTCAAAACAGGTCACTTACACATTTGTAACGATATTCCAGGCACTTATAATTTTTTCAATTGGTGTTTGGGTATTTCCGTTAATAGGATTACCCGCATTAAATATTCCCAATGATATTGTAGGATTATTACTTGTAACGTTTATCTGCGGCTGGTGTGCATCAAGCTATGCGATTTGCGTTGGCGTATTTGCAGGAACACAGGAGCAGGCAAATGGTTTTGGTGCGGTTTCTGTTGTAATGCTTGCAGCACTCGGCGGCATTATGATACCATCTTTTATAATGCCCGATTCGTTAAAAATATTAATGAATATTTCTCCGCTGCATTGGTGCATAGAGGCTTATTACGGCTTATTCCTTGAGGGCGGAAAATTAAGTGATATAATAACGAATATTTTATCTTTATTTGCCATAACAGTTGTAATACAGTTAATTACTGTATGGGGCTTAAAGCGCAAAAACCTTATATAACATGACAATGGAAAAAAGTGAGTTGAAAGCACAGGTGAAACAGCAGATTGTTCAGTTTTTAAACCTTGGTGTTTCTCCTGCTGAAATAAAAGATGAAGAACCTTTATTTGGAGAGGGCCTGGGGCTTGATTCCATTGATTCGATTGAACTTATTGTATTGCTTTCCCGTGAATATGGTATTGATATAAAAGATCCAAAAGAAGGTCGCAAGATTCTTACAGATATCAACACCATGGTTGACTATATTGAAAAACACAGAACAAAATAATTGTTGCGTTGAGCCGTATTGTTGTAACAGGAATGGGTGTTATAAGTGCCATTGGCAACACTGCTGGAGAAAACAGGCAAGCACTCGTAAAAGGTACATGCGGCATTACAAATCTTGAAAATTTTCCTTCCCGCTTTGCAGGCGTTATGCCATTTGGCGAAATAAAAATTACAACTGATACATTAAAAGAACAGCTTCATGCATATGAACATGGTGTAACACGCACGATGTTGTTATCATTGCATGCGTTTAATGAAGCAATTGCTGATAGTAATCTGCCAATAGCTGAAATAAGTTCTTTGAATACAGCTTTTATAAGTGGCAATACAGTAGGAGGGATGTGCCTTACAGATGAATTATATGCAGATACCCGTAGTAAGGACAATGGCTCTGAATATTTAACTTCTTACGATTCTGCTTCCGTTGCAATTTATGTTCAGGAAAGGTATAAGATGAAAGGCATTATTAATACTTTCAACACGGCTTGTTCATCTTCTGCTAATGCAATTATGTACGGTGCAAGATTGATTCAACATGGTTTTGCTAAAAGAGCAATTGTTGGTGGCGCAGATACCCTTGCAAAATTTACGATCAACGGATTTAATGCGTTGCGTATTCTTAGCGATGAAACATGCAGGCCGTTTGATAAAGATCGCAAAGGCTTGAATCTTGGTGAAGGCGCTGCATATCTTGTTTTAGAGAAAGAGGGAGATGCTGCGGATAAAAAAATATATGCAACAATTGCAGGCTATGGAAATGCAAACGATGCTTTTCATCCTTCGTCATTGTCTGCAGAAGGTGATGGCCCGGTGGCTGCAATGAAACAGGCTTTAAAAAAAGCGAATATTAATGCAGGTGAAATTGGATTTATCAATGCGCACGGTACAGCAACGGAAAACAATGACGAAGTAGAAAGCGTATCGATGAAAAAAGTGTTTGACCAAGTGCCTGCGTTTGCATCCACGAAAGGAAATACCGGACATACGCTTGGTGCTGCCGGAGCAATTGAGGCGGTGTATAGTATTTTGTCGTTGATGCACCAGGAGATTTATCCTGCACTGCATTTTGAACATGCTATCGATGCAACTGGCCTTGCTCCTGTTGCTGAGTATAGAAAAAAATCTTTAGAATATGTAATGAGCAATTCGTTTGGCTTTGGCGGTAATTGCACATCGTTGATTTTTTCAAAATATTAATGTTATGATACCAGCTAATATTTTCATGGCATCTTCGTTGCGTCGCAATCACTTCATCTATAGTGCTAATGGCATCCTTTATAAATAGAACTAGTTTTATAAGTAATGCTCTATATACATCAAACATCCTGCATCTCTCCACAGCAAACATTTGGTGATGTTGATCTGGAACATTTGCATACATCTGTAAACAATCAATTGCAGGTAATTGAACCTGCGTATAAAAACATTCCGCCTGGTGTATTGCGCAGGATGAGTAAGAATGTAAAAATTGGCATTGCTGCAGCATTACCATTATTACAGGAAACAAAAATTGATGGAATAATTATTGGGACAGCAAACGGCGGCATGGAAGAAAGCATTAAGTTTCTTGATCAAATAGTGGCATACGATGAAGGATTACTTACACCCGGAGATTTTGTTCAGAGTACAGCCAATGCGGTTGCCTCGCAGATAAGTTTGATGACGGCAAATAAATCTTACAATACAACACATGTACATCGTGGATTCTCTTTTGAAAACGCTTTACTTGATGC
Coding sequences within it:
- a CDS encoding ABC transporter permease; this encodes MFKLIATIKKDLLILTRDKIGLLVMFAMPILLAIVITSVQNSTFELVNDNKLAMVLCNKDSGESGRQLVAAIRKIGMFDIDSVGSNQTDDAIKNSMHEKDAMVAIIIPEDFSAKLSAKAENITAKALNDLGVNDDSSAKAAENVTPITFYYHPVMQQSFRQSIQGALRSALQIVENKKILQTVYLSLNDKAMPDSLENEMINNQVQVNEIPVSRDGSRNIPNASQHNIPAWTIFAMFFIVISLGSSVVREKQNGSFVRLKTLPTNYILSLFSKQVTYTFVTIFQALIIFSIGVWVFPLIGLPALNIPNDIVGLLLVTFICGWCASSYAICVGVFAGTQEQANGFGAVSVVMLAALGGIMIPSFIMPDSLKILMNISPLHWCIEAYYGLFLEGGKLSDIITNILSLFAITVVIQLITVWGLKRKNLI
- a CDS encoding phosphopantetheine-binding protein; translated protein: MTMEKSELKAQVKQQIVQFLNLGVSPAEIKDEEPLFGEGLGLDSIDSIELIVLLSREYGIDIKDPKEGRKILTDINTMVDYIEKHRTK
- a CDS encoding ABC transporter ATP-binding protein yields the protein MSAAIEINDISFAYPGYPSCINNLNLTINQGERFGLFGPNGAGKTTLMQLMTGLLTYQKGSLQLLGNEIKKHNKKVNYLFGFVPQDFSFYHELSPKENLAFFGAWAGLTKEQIKERTLQLLQVLGLEDVADKPVHEFSGGMKRRVNLAIGVIHQPQVLFLDEPTVGVDVQSRHAIINYLKELNAAGSTLIYTSHQLNEAEDLCTKIALIDEGNIIAHDTLQNLMTEHKQDGLEGLFLNLTGRAYRD
- a CDS encoding beta-ketoacyl-[acyl-carrier-protein] synthase family protein, translating into MSRIVVTGMGVISAIGNTAGENRQALVKGTCGITNLENFPSRFAGVMPFGEIKITTDTLKEQLHAYEHGVTRTMLLSLHAFNEAIADSNLPIAEISSLNTAFISGNTVGGMCLTDELYADTRSKDNGSEYLTSYDSASVAIYVQERYKMKGIINTFNTACSSSANAIMYGARLIQHGFAKRAIVGGADTLAKFTINGFNALRILSDETCRPFDKDRKGLNLGEGAAYLVLEKEGDAADKKIYATIAGYGNANDAFHPSSLSAEGDGPVAAMKQALKKANINAGEIGFINAHGTATENNDEVESVSMKKVFDQVPAFASTKGNTGHTLGAAGAIEAVYSILSLMHQEIYPALHFEHAIDATGLAPVAEYRKKSLEYVMSNSFGFGGNCTSLIFSKY
- a CDS encoding BtrH N-terminal domain-containing protein — translated: MKLNFEHVQAAHCENGVTRNLLKHAGVNFITEPLAFGIGSGLFYIHLPFMKVNGGPAISFRTQPGLIFKRTAKSLDIKIIRKKFSSEEEAQKALDECLQQGQPAGCQVGVYYLTYFPKEYRFHFNAHNLVVFGKEDDNYIISDPIMEYTTTLNSYELNRVRFAKGFLAPKGQLYYPEKAKEITVEQIQRAIKKGIKLNLRDMLHIPGSFAGVSGIAYTGRKIKKWRDKLGIQKAGSYLAQIVRMQEEIGTGGGGFRFLYGAFLQEANQYFHKDELLDISKQFTQAGDQWRNAAVQASGIYKGRITSQADFDVMGDYLIKISEMEKKAFQELSKVKLDA